One genomic window of Chloroflexota bacterium includes the following:
- a CDS encoding transporter substrate-binding domain-containing protein: NQGKLKILGQLTSDEQLGFVFPPGSPLKDAVNAALESMKADGTLQALNKKWGLTQ; this comes from the coding sequence AAACCAGGGCAAACTCAAAATCCTCGGCCAGTTGACCTCCGATGAGCAACTCGGCTTCGTCTTCCCGCCCGGAAGCCCCCTCAAGGATGCCGTCAACGCTGCGCTTGAATCCATGAAAGCCGATGGCACCCTCCAGGCCCTCAACAAAAAATGGGGGCTGACCCAGTAA
- a CDS encoding amino acid ABC transporter permease yields MPEEAPAVVNEERRQQGIIPWDKVPWWVVILLALGLFLTYLIMANPQYHDTFNYLRSGVVMTLRITFSAYIFAVSAGLLIGLARTSKNKVIYTIATLYVEIMRGIPMVVLMLYVAFALVPATVGLIKSFGAWGLAHTQNAILTDIFTAFSHATPRDLPMDVRAIIALAMGYAAFEAEVFRAGIQSIGRGQMEAALSLGMNYFQAMRFVILPQAVRRVLPPLGNDFVALLKDSSLATVLAVREITQMGRLRRASTFRVMETFNVVAYLYLSMTLFLSGLVRLLEQKMKIKE; encoded by the coding sequence ATGCCGGAAGAAGCCCCTGCCGTTGTAAACGAAGAACGCCGCCAACAAGGCATCATCCCGTGGGATAAAGTGCCGTGGTGGGTTGTCATTTTGCTCGCCCTGGGGTTGTTCCTGACCTACCTCATCATGGCCAACCCCCAATACCACGACACTTTCAATTACCTGCGCTCGGGTGTGGTGATGACGTTGCGCATCACCTTCTCAGCCTATATCTTTGCCGTATCTGCAGGTTTGCTCATTGGCCTGGCCCGCACCTCAAAGAACAAGGTCATTTACACCATCGCCACGCTATATGTGGAAATCATGCGCGGCATCCCCATGGTGGTGCTGATGCTCTACGTCGCCTTTGCCTTGGTCCCTGCCACGGTGGGCCTGATCAAATCCTTCGGCGCGTGGGGCCTGGCCCACACCCAAAACGCTATTCTGACCGACATCTTCACCGCTTTCAGCCATGCCACCCCGCGCGACCTCCCGATGGATGTGCGCGCTATCATTGCCCTGGCAATGGGTTACGCAGCCTTCGAAGCCGAAGTTTTCCGGGCAGGCATCCAATCCATCGGCCGCGGACAAATGGAAGCCGCCCTTTCGCTGGGCATGAACTACTTCCAGGCCATGCGCTTTGTCATTCTGCCACAAGCCGTCCGTCGGGTGTTGCCCCCCCTGGGCAACGACTTTGTCGCCTTGCTCAAAGACTCCTCCCTCGCCACCGTGCTGGCCGTGCGGGAAATTACCCAAATGGGGCGGTTGCGGCGGGCTTCCACTTTCCGCGTGATGGAAACCTTCAATGTGGTCGCCTATCTTTACCTCTCCATGACACTTTTCCTCTCCGGCCTGGTGCGGCTGCTGGAACAAAAGATGAAAATCAAAGAATAA